Part of the Meiothermus cerbereus DSM 11376 genome, GGTGGTGGAGGCGCTGCAAAGCCTGCTCAATAGCCGCCAGCTCGAGCCCACCGACCGCCTGGCCCTGATCAAGTTCGACGACCACGCGGGCGTGGTGCAGCCCTTTACCGACGCCGCCCACAAAGCCCGCTTGATGGCCGCCGTAGAGCAGCTGCCGCAGTTTTCCGGCGGAACCCACATGGGCGCGGGCATGCTGGAGGGCATGAAGCAACTGCAAAAAGAGTCGGGCAGCCGCCGCATGATTCTGCTGACCGACGGACAGGCTTTCGACGAGCCGCTGGTGGAAGAGGCCGCAGCGCAACTGGCCGAGGCCCACATCCCGGTAACGGCCATTGGCGTGGGCGACGACTGGAACGACGACCTCCTGATGGCCATTACCGACCGCACCCAGGGCAGGCCCTTCCACATCGTGCCGGACACCCAGAACCCCATGCCGCCCAGCCTGAAGGCCAGCGAGCTGCCCCAGGCCATTCTGGGCGAGCTGGAAAGTGCAGCCAGCGAGGTCATCACCGACATTGGCTTGTCCGTCCGAACAGTTAAGGACGTAACCCTGGATAGGGTGACGCGGGTGTATCCCACCCAAGCCGAAGTGGAACAAAAAACGCCCTACCCCCTGGGCAACGCGGCCAAGGGCGACTGGACGGTATTTATCCTCGAGTTTACCCTGCCGGCCCGCCCCCCTGCGCGCATCCGCCTGGCCCAGTTAGGTCTGACCTACCAGGTGCCGGGCCAGGGCTACCGGGGCGAGGTTCCCCCCATGGACGTGGTGGTGGAGTTCACCACCGACGAGGCCCTGGCCGCCCGCATCGACCCCGAGGTGATGCAGTGGGTGCAGCAACGCAACATCGAGATGCTGGTCAAGCAAGCCACCCAAGAGGCCCGCACCGACCCCGCCAAGGCTGCCAAGACACTGGAACTGGCCCGCAACCTGACCGTCAAGCTGGGCAACAGCGCCATGACCCGCGCCCTCGACCAGGCCGTGGGCGAGCTCAAGAGCAGCAAGACCATCAGCCTCGGCACCGCCAAGACCATCAAGATTGGGGCCAAAACCCAGGTGCTCAAGCAGGGGCCCGGCGGGGGCGACCTGCCCTCCGACGAAGAGATTCGCAAGATCACCGGCGCCTGAGGATGGAACGCTGCCCCTACTGCGCCTCGTCCATTCCCCCCGGTGCAGCCACCTGTCCGGCCTGCGGCATGGGCGTGGATGTGCACGGGGCCCATCACCTGCCGGTGGGCACCCGGCTCAAGGGGGGGCGCTACACCCTGGGCAAGGTGCTGGGGCAGGGCGGGTTCGGCATCACCTACCTGGGGGCCGACACCCAGGAAAACCGCCCTGTAGCCATAAAGGAACTCTTCCCCGAAGGCTCCACCCGCAGGCCCCAGACCCGTCAGGTGGTGCCCCCCACCAGCCTCTCGGGGGCTGGTTTCGCCGAGACCATGGAGAAGTTCGAGGACGAGGCCCGGGTGCTGAGCCAGTTCAACCATCCGGGCATCGTGCGGGTCTTCGATATTTTTGAGGAAAACGGCACCGCCTATCTGGTGATGGAGTTCCTGAAGGGCCAGACCCTGGGCAAGCGCATCGAGAAACAGGGCAAACTGCCCGCCCGCGAGGTGCAGGACATCGCCCTCAAGCTGCTGGACGCCCTGGAAGTGGTGCACAAAGCGGGCATGCTGCACCGCGACATCAAGCCCGATAACGTCTTCTTGCACCAGG contains:
- a CDS encoding vWA domain-containing protein, with the translated sequence MLETRLQPHREYLLAHMPGQKMFLALKVRPEAQAASARPQLAIAFVVDTSGSMREVVTEPTQRTGQSVRVDGREYEVVRGAKSKMDLVVEALQSLLNSRQLEPTDRLALIKFDDHAGVVQPFTDAAHKARLMAAVEQLPQFSGGTHMGAGMLEGMKQLQKESGSRRMILLTDGQAFDEPLVEEAAAQLAEAHIPVTAIGVGDDWNDDLLMAITDRTQGRPFHIVPDTQNPMPPSLKASELPQAILGELESAASEVITDIGLSVRTVKDVTLDRVTRVYPTQAEVEQKTPYPLGNAAKGDWTVFILEFTLPARPPARIRLAQLGLTYQVPGQGYRGEVPPMDVVVEFTTDEALAARIDPEVMQWVQQRNIEMLVKQATQEARTDPAKAAKTLELARNLTVKLGNSAMTRALDQAVGELKSSKTISLGTAKTIKIGAKTQVLKQGPGGGDLPSDEEIRKITGA